The Miscanthus floridulus cultivar M001 chromosome 7, ASM1932011v1, whole genome shotgun sequence genome includes a region encoding these proteins:
- the LOC136462885 gene encoding uncharacterized protein produces MAWWRARVVAPARRAWLAVVAARVRRRKGRTEAERAGIVDLHRDVETCGYHDVQVMWDMLGLDTGPPSSAPERRKRSPLWTWTPSFLHFGSSRRTGTGMAAAR; encoded by the exons ATGGCGTGGTGGCGCGCGCGGGTGGTCGCACCGGCGCGGCGCGCCTGgctcgccgtcgtcgccgcccGCGTGCGCCGCCGCAAGGGCCGCACTG AGGCAGAGCGCGCAGGAATCGTGGACCTCCACAGGGACGTGGAGACCTGCGGGTACCACGACGTCCAGGTGATGTGGGACATGCTGGGCCTGGACACCGGGCCGCCCAGCAGCGCGCCGGAGCGCCGGAAGCGGTCGCCGCTCTGGACCTGGACGCCGTCGTTCTTGCACTTCGGATCGTCGCGCCGCACCGGCACGGGCATGGCCGCCGCGCGGTGA
- the LOC136465241 gene encoding probable pectinesterase 68 — protein sequence MARILLLLLVTISSLLPPIASQQAATKCEYTRHSGHRYKHPVGVRKIVVDASGAGDFVSIQQAVDSVPEGNTMRVIMQINAGTYIENVVVPASKPYMTFQGAGRDVTVAEWHDRASDRGPDGQPLRTYNTASVTILANYFNA from the exons ATGGCTCGCATCCTCTTGTTGTTGCTGGTCACCATCTCGAGCCTCCTGCCGCCGATCGCGAGCCAGCAGGCAGCGACGAAGTGCGAGTACACAAGGCACTCCGGCCACCGGTACAAGCACCCGGTGGGCGTGCGGAAGATCGTGGTAGACGCGAGCGGCGCCGGCGACTTCGTGTCCATCCAGCAGGCCGTCGACTCGGTGCCGGAGGGCAACACCATGCGCGTCATCATGCAGATCAACGCCGGCACGTACAT aGAGAACGTGGTGGTGCCGGCGTCGAAGCCGTACATGACGTTCCAGGGCGCCGGGCGCGACGTGACGGTGGCGGAGTGGCACGACCGGGCCAGCGACCGCGGCCCCGACGGGCAGCCGCTCCGCACCTACAACACCGCCTCAGTAACCATTCTCGCTAACTATTTCAACGCTTAG